The following proteins come from a genomic window of Elusimicrobiota bacterium:
- a CDS encoding protein BatD — MKRFVFIWALMTAGGSARAGDVSFTARVDRAEITMNDNLTLQLTLSGEGAPEARPRLPAIPGFQTAFAGQSQNFSFINGAVSRETTYTYALSPQSPGEHTLPPFALDVKGRRLTTDPIVVKVRSGGVLSDPAPNAPGPPPAADVHDGRDLFVTTAVDKKDVVVGEAVTLKFRFYTRVPLVNQPQYRPAETTGFLTEDLPPQKQYTTLIGGRQYQVIELATALFPIAPGRATVGAAALECGVRDSSRGSGGFPSFFDDFFASGRRVVLRSDPLEVNVRPLPPENRPPGFKGDVGRYRISARLDKATAALHEPVALTVTVEGDGNVKALSQPALPNLDGFKKYETLSSLNIDNSGGRVRGSKIFTTVLKPDVSGDLSVPPVSFNYYEPGSGYKTVQSTVLKLSVRQAAEDPTATGSPPAGAGETPTGIKQFAQDIRYIQPSADLSAAQKPLRKRNWFCGLLWAPGTIFVFVFLVDFLRRRLDPDILSGSPARRARRALTRAVQTPADPARRFEALHRIYLEYLGRRLRVPAAGLTSEAVGAGLARFAVSSGTGQRAAGMWERFDRARYAPGALTIDDAARAASELRVLIGELEKGFNKK; from the coding sequence GTGAAACGGTTTGTGTTTATATGGGCGTTGATGACGGCGGGCGGGTCGGCCCGCGCGGGGGACGTGTCGTTCACCGCCCGGGTCGACCGCGCCGAAATCACGATGAACGACAACCTGACCCTACAACTCACCCTCTCCGGCGAGGGGGCGCCGGAGGCGCGGCCGCGGCTCCCGGCGATTCCGGGGTTTCAAACCGCCTTCGCGGGACAATCGCAAAATTTCAGTTTCATCAACGGCGCCGTGTCCCGGGAAACCACGTACACCTACGCTCTGTCCCCCCAATCCCCGGGCGAACACACCCTCCCCCCCTTCGCCCTCGACGTGAAAGGGCGGCGTTTGACCACGGACCCCATCGTCGTCAAAGTCCGTTCGGGGGGAGTCCTCTCGGACCCGGCGCCGAACGCGCCGGGCCCGCCCCCCGCGGCGGATGTTCACGACGGGCGGGACCTGTTCGTGACCACAGCGGTCGACAAAAAAGACGTGGTGGTCGGTGAAGCCGTGACCTTGAAGTTCCGGTTTTACACGCGGGTTCCCTTGGTCAACCAGCCCCAATACCGGCCGGCGGAAACCACGGGGTTCCTGACCGAGGATCTGCCGCCGCAAAAACAATACACCACCCTTATCGGGGGAAGGCAGTACCAGGTGATTGAACTCGCAACGGCCCTTTTCCCCATCGCTCCCGGGAGGGCCACCGTCGGAGCGGCGGCCCTGGAGTGCGGCGTGCGTGATTCCTCCCGGGGGAGCGGCGGGTTCCCCTCTTTTTTTGATGATTTCTTCGCTTCCGGTCGGCGGGTCGTTTTGCGCAGCGACCCCCTGGAGGTGAACGTTCGGCCCCTGCCGCCTGAAAACCGGCCTCCCGGTTTTAAAGGCGACGTGGGCCGGTACAGGATTTCCGCCCGGCTGGATAAAGCGACGGCGGCGCTCCACGAACCGGTGGCCTTGACCGTGACGGTGGAGGGCGACGGCAACGTGAAAGCCCTTTCGCAACCGGCGTTGCCGAATTTGGACGGGTTTAAAAAATACGAGACCCTTTCCAGTCTCAACATCGACAATTCGGGGGGCCGCGTGCGCGGGTCAAAAATCTTCACCACGGTGCTTAAACCCGACGTGTCCGGCGATTTGTCGGTCCCGCCCGTGTCTTTCAATTACTATGAACCCGGCTCCGGCTACAAAACCGTCCAGTCGACCGTTTTGAAATTGTCCGTGCGACAGGCGGCGGAGGATCCCACGGCGACCGGAAGTCCCCCCGCGGGCGCCGGCGAAACGCCCACGGGCATCAAACAATTTGCCCAGGACATCCGCTACATCCAGCCGAGCGCGGATCTCTCGGCCGCGCAAAAACCCCTTCGGAAACGGAATTGGTTTTGTGGACTCCTGTGGGCTCCCGGAACGATTTTCGTCTTCGTTTTTCTCGTCGACTTTCTGCGTCGCCGCCTGGACCCGGACATCCTTTCGGGAAGCCCCGCCCGGCGCGCGCGGCGGGCCCTGACGCGGGCCGTCCAAACACCGGCCGACCCGGCTCGGCGGTTCGAGGCCCTGCACCGGATTTATCTGGAATATTTGGGGCGACGGTTACGGGTCCCGGCCGCCGGGTTGACCAGCGAAGCGGTGGGCGCGGGGTTGGCGCGTTTCGCTGTTTCTTCCGGAACGGGCCAACGGGCCGCGGGGATGTGGGAACGGTTCGACCGCGCCCGGTACGCCCCCGGGGCATTAACCATCGATGACGCGGCGCGGGCGGCGTCGGAGCTGCGCGTCTTGATCGGCGAATTGGAGAAGGGGTTCAACAAAAAATGA
- a CDS encoding VWA domain-containing protein yields the protein MSWTRAWALALLGVPALLLVLAVATFRWKSRVAAALGGPGVMARLHDPFTGRLQRVKALLSLLGMSFLILSLAGPRWGQEFQDVRRRGVDVLIAIDVSASMLAEDIPPNRLTQAKRELGLLIDGLQGDRVGVVAFAGRAFLQCPLTLDYGAARSLLELVGPDLIPKAGTSLADALDVAVGAFPPGSKKHRALVLLTDGEDHSGRLDDARGRAVEAGVAVFAIGFGSPTGEIIPLRDESGALKGYKKDKDGRTVASKMNAAALEKMARETRGAFFPASQGEVEVDRVLAAIQGMEKKDLESRVHGQGENHYLWPLAIAFLLLLLEFLWPETSGHFRRVAGDLRARRWARTATLLVLWGAFPPPSHALGRYPESRELADRALANPQDFAAQFELAHGLHNEKRFASAAEAFEKAAALAADPVLKGAALYNAGNAHWGDQRIDDAIEKYKAALRENPADPDAKHNLELAQQKKKEREKPQDGDRKPEPREGRMSPEDAERLLQALTQRENEARHKANARRPQEPPAGNDW from the coding sequence ATGAGTTGGACCCGGGCCTGGGCTCTGGCGTTGTTGGGGGTTCCCGCGCTGTTGCTCGTGCTCGCCGTGGCGACTTTCCGGTGGAAAAGCCGCGTCGCCGCGGCTCTGGGGGGCCCCGGGGTCATGGCGCGTCTGCACGACCCTTTCACCGGGCGGCTTCAGCGGGTGAAGGCCCTTTTGAGCTTGCTCGGTATGTCTTTCTTGATTCTGTCCTTGGCGGGGCCCCGCTGGGGCCAGGAATTCCAGGATGTCCGCCGACGGGGCGTTGACGTCCTCATCGCCATCGACGTTTCCGCCAGCATGTTGGCCGAAGACATCCCACCCAACCGGTTGACCCAAGCGAAACGGGAACTGGGGCTTTTGATCGACGGTCTCCAGGGGGACCGGGTCGGGGTGGTGGCTTTCGCGGGGAGGGCTTTTCTGCAATGCCCCTTGACGCTGGATTACGGCGCGGCCCGATCCCTCTTGGAACTCGTGGGGCCGGACCTCATTCCCAAAGCCGGAACCTCCCTGGCCGACGCCCTGGATGTGGCCGTGGGCGCTTTCCCGCCGGGATCGAAAAAGCACCGGGCCTTGGTTTTGCTCACGGACGGCGAGGACCACAGCGGTCGGTTGGACGACGCCCGGGGGCGGGCGGTCGAGGCGGGGGTCGCTGTTTTCGCCATCGGGTTCGGCAGTCCGACGGGGGAGATCATCCCCCTGCGGGACGAATCCGGCGCTCTCAAGGGCTACAAAAAAGACAAGGACGGCCGGACGGTGGCGTCCAAAATGAACGCGGCGGCTTTGGAGAAAATGGCGCGGGAGACCCGGGGCGCTTTTTTCCCCGCCAGCCAAGGCGAAGTGGAAGTCGACCGCGTGCTGGCCGCGATTCAAGGCATGGAGAAAAAAGACCTCGAAAGCCGTGTGCACGGCCAGGGCGAAAACCACTATCTTTGGCCGTTGGCCATCGCTTTCCTTCTCTTGCTTCTGGAATTCCTCTGGCCGGAAACCTCCGGGCACTTCCGCCGGGTCGCGGGCGACCTGCGGGCGCGTCGTTGGGCGCGGACGGCGACGCTCCTGGTGTTGTGGGGCGCGTTTCCGCCGCCGTCCCACGCGCTGGGGCGTTACCCCGAATCCCGGGAGCTGGCGGACCGGGCCCTCGCGAACCCCCAGGACTTCGCGGCTCAATTCGAACTCGCCCACGGGTTGCACAACGAAAAGCGGTTCGCCTCCGCGGCCGAGGCCTTCGAGAAAGCCGCCGCGCTCGCCGCCGACCCGGTCCTCAAAGGCGCCGCCCTCTACAACGCCGGGAACGCCCATTGGGGCGACCAGAGGATCGACGACGCGATAGAGAAATACAAGGCGGCTCTGCGCGAAAACCCGGCCGATCCGGACGCCAAACACAACTTGGAACTGGCCCAACAAAAAAAGAAGGAACGGGAAAAACCCCAGGACGGGGACAGGAAACCGGAACCCCGCGAGGGTCGGATGTCTCCGGAAGACGCCGAGCGACTGCTGCAGGCGTTGACCCAGCGGGAAAACGAAGCGCGCCATAAAGCCAACGCCCGCCGGCCCCAAGAACCGCCGGCGGGAAATGATTGGTAA
- a CDS encoding VWA domain-containing protein yields the protein MTFARPAALWLLLLLPLLAAYERRWGLWARARLNFPSFKILSGGLRPPTKEHFLAALRLAALGLVVIALARPQRGQTREEVTTPATDIMLVLDLSDSMRSLDFKPRNRFQAAMEVLRQFIKDRPRDRLGLVVFAREAFTQCPLTLDHGALLGFLDNLRIGLVDPDRTAIGSALATATARLKGSAAKSKIIVLLTDGRSNFGEVDPVTAAKAAAALGLRVHTVGAGAPGGGTIEVDHPFFGKQTVPAPENELDEGTLRQVAEITGGRYFRATDFQSLEKTYKEIDALEKTDVKTETFSDYRDAHGPFLWAALALVFIELFLRYGFWRRFP from the coding sequence ATGACCTTCGCCCGCCCCGCCGCCCTGTGGTTGTTGCTTCTCCTGCCCCTGCTGGCGGCCTACGAGCGCCGCTGGGGGCTTTGGGCCCGGGCCCGTCTCAATTTCCCCTCCTTCAAAATCCTGTCCGGGGGGCTTCGTCCGCCGACAAAAGAACATTTTCTCGCCGCGCTGCGCTTGGCCGCCCTGGGCCTCGTGGTGATCGCCCTCGCCCGGCCGCAAAGGGGCCAAACACGCGAGGAGGTGACGACGCCCGCCACGGACATTATGTTGGTTTTGGATCTGTCGGACAGCATGCGGAGTCTGGATTTTAAGCCCCGCAACCGGTTTCAAGCGGCCATGGAGGTCCTGCGGCAATTCATTAAAGACCGTCCCCGGGATCGGCTGGGGTTGGTGGTGTTCGCCCGCGAGGCCTTTACCCAATGCCCGCTGACCTTGGATCACGGCGCCCTGCTCGGGTTTCTCGACAACCTGCGGATCGGCCTCGTGGATCCGGACCGCACGGCCATCGGATCGGCCCTGGCGACGGCCACGGCGCGATTGAAAGGCAGCGCGGCCAAATCAAAAATCATCGTGCTGTTGACCGACGGGCGCAGCAACTTCGGCGAGGTGGACCCGGTGACCGCCGCCAAGGCGGCCGCGGCCCTGGGACTGCGGGTCCACACGGTGGGGGCGGGGGCTCCCGGCGGCGGAACCATTGAAGTCGACCATCCTTTTTTCGGAAAACAAACCGTGCCCGCCCCGGAAAACGAATTGGACGAAGGGACCCTCCGTCAGGTGGCCGAGATCACGGGCGGGCGCTATTTCCGCGCGACGGATTTCCAATCCCTCGAAAAAACCTACAAGGAGATCGACGCGCTGGAAAAGACCGACGTCAAAACGGAAACTTTTTCCGATTACCGAGACGCGCACGGGCCCTTCCTGTGGGCGGCCTTGGCGCTGGTTTTCATCGAGCTTTTTCTTCGGTACGGGTTCTGGAGGCGGTTTCCATGA
- a CDS encoding DUF58 domain-containing protein: MNTADVLKKVRSLEITARRLVNETFGGQYSSTFKGRGMEFAEVREYLPGDDIRSIDWNVTARAGHPFVKKYVEERELTVLFLVDVSGSQKFGTREQWKSERAAEMTAVLAFSALANNDKTGLILFSDRVEKYIPPRKTRGHTLRLIRDVLAHDPQRPGTSLGAALDFLNRVQRRRAVVFLLSDFIDAGFERSLRIAQRKHDLVAVPIRDPWERNPPKGLRLLVEDNETGNSAVLEPGFSTTGWDDSALERLLKSAQVDAVFTRTDLPYTPAFLRFFRARARRTH, translated from the coding sequence TTGAACACCGCCGACGTCCTTAAAAAAGTCCGCTCCCTCGAAATCACCGCCCGCCGGCTCGTGAACGAAACCTTCGGCGGGCAGTATTCCAGCACGTTCAAGGGCCGCGGCATGGAATTCGCCGAAGTCCGCGAGTATCTCCCCGGCGACGACATCCGCTCCATCGACTGGAACGTCACGGCCCGGGCCGGGCACCCCTTCGTCAAAAAATACGTCGAAGAACGGGAGCTCACGGTGTTGTTCCTGGTGGACGTGAGCGGGTCGCAAAAATTCGGCACGCGGGAACAGTGGAAATCCGAGCGGGCGGCCGAAATGACGGCCGTTTTGGCTTTTTCGGCCCTGGCCAACAACGACAAGACGGGCTTGATCCTTTTTTCCGACCGGGTGGAAAAATACATCCCCCCCCGGAAAACCCGCGGGCACACGCTCCGTTTGATCCGGGACGTTTTGGCCCACGACCCCCAGCGTCCCGGGACCTCCCTGGGCGCGGCGCTCGACTTCCTCAATCGTGTCCAGCGGCGGCGGGCGGTGGTTTTTCTGTTGTCCGATTTCATCGACGCCGGGTTTGAGCGCTCGCTGCGCATCGCCCAACGCAAACACGACTTGGTCGCCGTCCCCATCCGCGACCCCTGGGAAAGGAATCCCCCGAAAGGACTTCGCCTTTTGGTGGAGGACAATGAAACGGGGAATTCCGCGGTGTTGGAACCCGGTTTCTCGACGACGGGTTGGGACGATTCCGCCCTGGAGCGGTTGCTGAAATCCGCCCAAGTGGACGCCGTCTTCACGCGGACCGATCTTCCCTACACCCCGGCTTTCCTGCGGTTCTTCCGCGCCCGCGCCCGGAGAACCCACTGA
- a CDS encoding AAA family ATPase — protein sequence MSTDIRAISDQVKQESVFVEEVLAELGRVIVGQRGLLERLLVGLLGHGHILLEGVPGLAKTLAVRTLAAAIEARFQRIQFTPDLLPADVIGTLIYSPKDGQFSVKKGPVFTNLLLADEINRAPAKVQSALLEAMQERQVTIGEATYPLPEPFLVLATQNPIEQEGTYPLPEAQVDRFMLKIKVTYPSREEEKAVMERMNQPAPPTVRRIISLDQIARARRVVDDIYVDEKVKNYILDIVTATRAPAGGPLASLKNLIRFGASPRATLALHKAAQAFAFLRGRGYVTPEDIKSIGPDVLRHRIVLTYEAEAEEKTADDVVQRIFNEIEVP from the coding sequence ATGAGCACCGATATCCGGGCCATCAGCGACCAAGTCAAACAGGAAAGCGTGTTTGTGGAGGAAGTGTTGGCCGAACTGGGACGCGTCATCGTTGGCCAGCGCGGCCTGTTGGAACGTCTGCTCGTGGGTTTGTTGGGGCATGGGCACATCCTGCTGGAGGGCGTGCCCGGATTGGCGAAGACCCTGGCCGTGCGCACTTTGGCGGCGGCGATCGAGGCGCGTTTCCAACGCATTCAGTTCACCCCGGACCTGTTGCCGGCGGACGTCATCGGCACCTTGATCTACAGCCCCAAGGACGGGCAGTTCAGCGTTAAAAAGGGCCCGGTGTTCACGAACCTTCTTCTCGCCGACGAAATCAACCGGGCGCCGGCCAAGGTGCAGAGCGCCCTCCTCGAAGCCATGCAGGAACGGCAGGTCACCATCGGAGAGGCCACCTATCCCTTGCCGGAGCCTTTCCTGGTTTTGGCCACCCAAAACCCCATCGAGCAGGAAGGCACCTACCCCCTCCCGGAGGCGCAGGTCGACCGCTTTATGCTCAAAATCAAAGTGACCTATCCTTCCCGCGAAGAGGAAAAGGCGGTCATGGAACGCATGAACCAGCCCGCGCCACCCACGGTGCGGCGCATCATCAGCCTGGACCAAATCGCCCGGGCGCGGCGCGTGGTCGACGATATTTACGTCGATGAAAAAGTGAAGAATTACATTTTGGACATCGTGACCGCCACGCGCGCGCCCGCGGGCGGGCCCTTGGCGTCCCTAAAAAACCTGATCCGGTTCGGCGCGTCGCCCCGGGCGACCCTCGCCCTCCACAAGGCGGCGCAGGCTTTCGCTTTCCTGCGCGGCCGCGGTTACGTCACCCCGGAGGACATCAAGTCCATCGGTCCCGACGTGCTCCGCCACCGGATCGTCCTGACCTACGAGGCCGAAGCCGAGGAAAAGACCGCCGACGACGTCGTGCAAAGGATCTTCAACGAGATCGAAGTCCCTTAA
- a CDS encoding (2Fe-2S) ferredoxin domain-containing protein, with translation MIEDTLPFDTVVFVCAHQRAPGERVACANAGREGMALLEGLKAAVKARGWETRVRVSKSGCVDRCEEGPNVVVVPRGQKPVWFHGVSLDDAPQILARAVPPELLNS, from the coding sequence GTGATCGAGGACACCCTCCCGTTCGACACGGTGGTTTTTGTCTGCGCGCACCAACGCGCCCCGGGCGAGCGCGTCGCCTGCGCCAACGCGGGACGTGAGGGTATGGCCCTTCTGGAAGGGTTGAAGGCCGCGGTCAAAGCGCGGGGGTGGGAGACCCGGGTGCGGGTGTCCAAATCCGGCTGCGTCGACCGCTGCGAAGAGGGCCCCAACGTGGTGGTCGTTCCTCGCGGTCAAAAACCGGTTTGGTTCCACGGGGTTTCCCTGGACGACGCCCCCCAAATCCTTGCCCGAGCGGTCCCCCCCGAACTTTTGAATTCTTGA
- the mqnC gene encoding dehypoxanthine futalosine cyclase has protein sequence MTPRWEDLEEKARNGGRFSTEEGLFLLSENAPLLELAALAHRIREQKNPGHEVSFIVDTNPNYTNICDTDCLFCAFYRRPKDPDAYVLTVDQVMEKIAAAADRGATTVLLQGGHNRALPFDYYLSLIRETRRRFPGVTPHFFSASEVQTMAAVESRPIEDILRALWDAGQRTLPGGGAEVLTERVRQKLAHKKGGPDKWLEVHRAAHKIGFRSTATMMYGHVETPEDIVEHWERIRALQDETGGFTAFIPWSFKPEHTVLERKHPERRGPVTYLRMLAASRVFLDNFDHIQASWFSEGKKAGQASLHFGADDFGGTLLDENVHAAAGFINKAGVEEVKTLIREAGFTPIQRTTLYETVPA, from the coding sequence GTGACCCCGCGTTGGGAAGATCTCGAGGAAAAAGCCCGAAACGGCGGGCGGTTTTCGACCGAAGAGGGGCTCTTCCTGCTTTCCGAGAACGCGCCTCTTCTGGAACTGGCCGCGCTGGCCCACCGGATCCGTGAACAAAAAAACCCGGGCCACGAAGTCAGTTTCATCGTCGACACCAACCCCAATTACACGAACATTTGCGACACCGACTGCCTCTTTTGCGCCTTTTACCGGCGGCCCAAGGACCCCGACGCCTACGTGTTGACGGTGGACCAGGTGATGGAGAAAATCGCCGCCGCCGCGGACCGCGGGGCCACCACGGTTCTCCTTCAGGGCGGGCACAACCGCGCGCTTCCGTTCGATTATTACCTGTCGTTGATTCGGGAAACGCGACGGCGGTTCCCCGGCGTCACCCCGCATTTCTTTTCAGCCTCCGAGGTCCAAACCATGGCGGCGGTCGAAAGCCGCCCCATCGAAGACATCCTTCGCGCGCTTTGGGACGCGGGCCAGCGCACGCTCCCGGGCGGCGGCGCCGAGGTCCTTACGGAACGGGTGCGTCAAAAGCTCGCCCACAAAAAAGGCGGCCCCGACAAATGGCTGGAGGTGCACCGGGCCGCGCACAAGATCGGATTTCGGTCCACCGCCACCATGATGTACGGCCACGTGGAAACCCCGGAAGACATCGTGGAGCACTGGGAGCGGATCCGCGCCCTGCAGGACGAAACCGGCGGGTTCACGGCGTTCATCCCCTGGAGCTTTAAGCCCGAGCACACGGTGTTGGAACGCAAGCACCCCGAACGCAGGGGCCCCGTGACCTATTTGCGGATGTTGGCGGCTTCCCGGGTCTTTTTGGACAATTTCGACCACATCCAGGCGTCCTGGTTTTCCGAAGGGAAAAAGGCGGGGCAGGCCTCCCTCCACTTCGGGGCGGACGATTTCGGCGGAACCCTGTTGGATGAAAACGTCCACGCCGCGGCCGGCTTCATCAACAAAGCGGGCGTCGAAGAAGTCAAAACCCTGATCCGGGAGGCGGGTTTCACCCCCATCCAACGGACCACCCTTTACGAGACCGTGCCCGCGTGA